The Dreissena polymorpha isolate Duluth1 chromosome 8, UMN_Dpol_1.0, whole genome shotgun sequence genome includes the window TCTCCGTCAGTCTCGACTTCCTCTTAGCAATGGCCTCCGACTTCTCTGCTTTCaaacgcttgaagattgcacgagCTTTCGCCAACTGATTTGTTGAAGCTTTCTCCAACCGTTCAATGCATTTCTTCAGCTGCATGTTTTCGTGACCAAGTGATTGtgcctttgaccttgaccttaagatTTCTCCATCTTTTCTCTCCATCTCCTCATGCACTTGCTGCTTCATCTCTGCAATAgctatctgtctgtctttctttaacTGTTCTCTCATCTCCCGTGCCTGTTGTACCTGTTGTTGTAACTTCTTCTCGAGGGAACTCTGCAGTTTTTGAAACTGGACTTGCAGCTCCCTTAATTCTTGGTCAACGCGTGCTTTATCAGTGAGCATAGCCGCCTGCTGTTCTTTGCTCTCTTTCAAGAGTTCTATTATCCCTACTTTGTCTTCTATTTCCTGGTTGACTTTCACCACCAGGTCTCTCTTTGCCTGCTGTTCCATGGCTATCTGATTTTTCAGCTCCGAGATATGTCGGGAAGCGCGGTCTTGACACTGAATCATCGTCGACTTTAACTTATCTCGTTCTTGTTTCACGTCTTTGTATACGCCCATCAGGTCCCTCTTGGAGACGTTCAGGTCCCTCTCAACTTCATCCATCTCTGAGTGTAGATCAGATGAAAGGCTGTCCTGCATGTGACTGAAACTCATGTTGGTGCGGAATGAGCCCTTGTTTGTCGCAGAGCAGATGGATGAAGTGCTGGAACCAGAGGCCCGAGACGTGACATTACCTGCCCTTGTCTGATTGTTGGGTGAATGAACAGGTATATCAATCTGCTGCTTCACAGGTACTCTGGCCGGGCTGACTTCCAAAGACTGGTTAGCCGTAACATAGCCAGACGAATAAAAACTACTGAACTTGTTACTGTCTTCAGGGACTGCCTTTGTTCTCGGCGTGCTCTCTGCGAGTGGGAGGTCACCCTCTTTAATCTCAGCTGTTTCCGGGAGTTCCTGGCAACCAAAAAGCCTCTCCAATTTCTCCATGATTGCGTTGTAGGTAATATTTGGTGTCTTATCGATAATAAGTGTATGGTAATCCCTCGCCGTGTCAGTGAGACACAAGCACAAATATTCCTTCTTCTCCCTTTCACTCCAATCATTCACCACCACATAGCGGTTAAACTTGCTTTTAAACGACTTCCAACTACCCTTTCCACTATACACAAGTGTCTTTGGTTGTTGGGTCAACCTTTGTCGTCTGTCATCATGTCGGTGGGCTCGACCAGCAGTTTTCTCTCGTTTGGGAACGATGACGCCCTTAATTGCCGGTTGAACATTGGGTTGTACATTTGTACCTGCCGGTTGAACATCTGTACCTGCCGGTGCGAATCCATGGTTTGTTACACCAGCTTGTATTCCGATCCCTTGGTGCCCCTCCATATTAGTGAAAGGCTGTAACTGTCCTTGGGCCGGGTACCACTGCGGATAAGGGTACCACCTGTATGGGGACCCATTTTGTGGCGGTCCTTCCTGCCATGGTGGGAATTGCATTGGTTGTCCAGGGTATGGCTGTTGGATTTGTGGGTACGGACCAGTTGGTTGCACAGATGGGTACTGGTAAGGAACTGGTTGTTGTGATTGTGAAATTGGTCGTGTCTGTACTTGAGTTGGTTGTGGGTACAGACCAGTTTGTTGCAGAGATGGGTATTGGTAAGGAAATGGTTGTTGTGATAGTGAAATTGGTCGTGTCTGTACTTGAGTTGGTTGCGCTGACGGGTACTGATGAGGAaatggtgtttgtttttgtacattttgttgcaATGGTTTCATTTCCTCAAAATAAGCTGAACCTAAATCCATAGTTCTCTCAGCCATGGTCCGTCAATGTCAATTTACTGTCCAAGTTTAGTAAAGTATTTCAAATGAAgtacaccacacacacacatttgcaatttaaatgcaATGATATGTAAAACTAATACAAACAAGTATTTATCTAACTATTCCTGGCTCACAAaaactttaatttcaatatttatcacaCTCACACCCCACCATACAATCAATAAATACTCTTTCTCCACCCAATCAAAAATGGGAGCAAATGagcataataaaacaattaaaggcCATCACAAATCAAATAATATACACTAGAAAATGTAGCACCCAGTATTTGGTACCGGGTAATTGTTCTTTAGTGATTGTGATTAATGATAGTGTCaagtataaatattgttcaatagtGTGTGGTTATCTAAATGACTCAAgtgtaataatattaaattgttgaaGGGACTAGGTTTCAATCACGCAACAATACTAAATAGTAAATCTTTTTCTCAACCTGATTGAAATGGACACACCAAAATGGTATCAAAcagaaataaatgttttaaagcaAATGGCCATAAACACCAAAAATTTATGTATCCAAAATATGACACCCAGTATTTAATGCCGGGTACTATAGCCGTAGATAACTCTCAGTATTGATAGAGACCTAGTATGAATATCCATTTAATGGTATGCAATTATGTTAATGACTCCAGGATAATAGGCAACTATTAAAGGAAATAGATTGGGTTTATACCTATAACCTCCACTCAACCAGACACTGCCGGTAAAGTATGATGCAGGTTATGCACGATCCCCAGCGATGCCGGAGAACCGATGATCCCTCTGCTCACTAAGACTGCACGATCCCCAGCGATGCCGGAGAACCGAAAGTCCTTCTGATAACTGATACTGCCCGACCGCACGTCTCCTCTTTACCCTCAAGGCCAGATACCTCCGGGTGCAGGAACTCGTGCACTGGCTAGGCTAGAACACAACTAATGTAAAAACAAAGacattaaattattattctccAAAAACAATTCATGACAAAATCTTAAATCGCAATGATAGCACtagcttgaaaataaactgaAATATTTTCAGTGTATTTGGTTTACTATACTTAATTAGTTATTAATTGCTTTAGAGTAAATACGGTAGTGCTACAGGTGCGCTCTTTAGGAAGTGGAAAAGCTTTACGGTAAACCAAAATATTCTTGTAATATATCCTGTCGCTCAGAAAATTAACAGTTTCAACTATGCATACACCAGTAATGATACTATTATGTGATGAAGCAATAAAGCaagttgaaaataattgtaatattctTACAATGAAATGAACATGACACTATTtcctaagtatttttttttttttttttttttttaaaataataaaataaacaatacaggtTGAAATAAACTGCAATTGCTATTGCACTCAAATATCAAATAGCGCAACtaattacaattattagttacacTAAATATCAGTGAACACTAGATTCAATTGCTAGAATTCCAATCACCGGAAAGTAAACAATGGAACGATTTCCGTTTCCGGTTAGCTCATGGCAACAACCAATGAAAAATGGGGTATCCCGAGCTATTTATAGATGGTTGTTAAATCCGGGAAATTTAAAAACTCCCAGTGAAATACTAATTATTCTAATGAAATAACTTCTCAAAAGAATAAATCTACAAACTTTCAGATTAACCAAAGATGACTTTCACTATTGCATGAAAGTACACGTACGTTTACTGTTTAATCCTGAGTTTAGTCCAGAAACTATTCTGAAACCATGCAACTATTCCAGAATAATGAACTAAAAGTTTAATTCACAAAATTAATAGAATAACTGAACAAATGTTCCATGCAATCGTCAATAATGACTGACGACATGTgcaaaaacaagatggcggacattttttCGCGAAAGCCTCAATCGCAAAACatatcacaaatatcaaaatattgttgcactttcattaaatgcaaaattaaatgtCACTATTGTGCAGTTTCTGCACAATTTTGACAACAAAATGAGTCATACTACAGCAGAAAATCAAACCACAATGGCGGGTATGTTCCCGCAAAGGTTCAATTTTTGGAACTGCGAAAGTTGCAAAAATTATTGCTCGCAGCGCCAGTGAAGTAAATACTGGTAGTACTTACCTGAAATAAAGCTGTATCTGTTCCCGGATCCCTCAGGCCAGGAACGTAGACACAAAACACATAGGATGAACACCGATACAAAAGTAGACGTCCGTCCAGATGTAAAGCTACAGTATGACTGCTGATTATCTGCATTCGTTTCCGGTCAATCGATTAGTCTCTGCCGTACTGTtccggttacacaccagtaaatttaCCACACTATTTACCAGTGATAAGAGGCCCTGGGTTTCTCACCTTAGTTACTTAGAAACTAACATTTAATGTAGATTTtgtgatgtctactagaccataaatgacatagcaaataaacacaattgtgtcgtgtaactgtttaatcaggttttatcagaaaataattagtgaacacaagaaagttattttgatgcacagagaagaaaataaaataaaactatttaacaacataaattgttataatttcacagttaaataaatgatgtctgtacagcatgtgacatttattcaacgtcatcaaattctggcctccttgaccgctgtgccccatgctaccacagctccaaggccctttttccatcataatctgtgtcagttttcagtcatcacgctaaatattttagccaaatagcccttTGGGCTAATAAGATGGAATTTTGAAAAGCCCGAAGACATGTTCTATAGCCCGAggtcaatttaaattttatgacttttttgccaggaacaccaaaatagttattaacaatcagaaaatctacttccattagtaaaaacagatgaatgtgattacagtaataagggtattatgtttccttttgaaatgcattttattcaaTGATTCCATTTATCAGTTTGAccagtgttttgttttattttaaagcaattcgaattattatcatgtttaaaaaaagaacttcaaaaatacatcagcctattaaaataacagattattatcgtattattactaggacaatcgccggtgaatttctgaattgtcaGCATGTGGCTTCATaacaaaaggccactgggtgtgttaattgcccaatctacaaagtgacaatgtctgcttctttaatttaatcccgatgttttgataagcatgtgtcaaccgtgaaaagtattgtatattcgtaaacagattttaagtagcaaaataggtcacgtagcagatcgagattacagaataaacgaaagtactacaattattaataatatgctgAAAAATTGTCTTCTAATACGcaagaataattgattaaaacacatggaaacctaactgtaataaggatcaatttgttttaacccaatgcgtacaatatcccttacagactcttttattcttattgaaaaattacttcgtccatttttcatgaattataaatacattttcggaaaacgcttctaaaattaaatacgcttctagattggtcattattttaaagggatcttttcacgctttggtaaattgacaaaattgaaaaaagttgtttcagattcgtaagttttcgttttagttatgatatttgtgaggaaacagtattactgaacattaaccatgctctaatatagccattatatgcatcttttgacgattttaaaacctaaaaattataaagcgttgcaacgcgaaacgattgaataatttggagagtgctgtttttgtcgttaaattttgtgaaactacgaagattgcttatacagtacagccaaggcggaacaaacattATCCGCGGCTTCGCCACGGCAAGATTATAAGTACGCGGCGGtcaaatcgtgtgttcacgcggcaaATCGCTGCGGCACTCGGCATCGTTGAaattgtgtataacgcgcatttatttataacgcgcatctactttttaaagctaaaaaatcgggaaaaaaagtttttgaagcaaaaaaatcgggggaaaaattccgtaccgcaggctaactgaaaatcgttatatttacattgccgatcttacttattcttttattgcttcaattaaaaatgatttttaaagacgataacgatacaactagttggtgttttttttaaatcatattatgattataagtaacttacgcaaagattttaaatctaaatcattatttaagaaatttaattcgtttttacgcctttacgcatgttatctggagcactgagtTACGtgtaataggtgtctatcgcaaccgttatttattgtttttgttttcacttaagatacacttatatttgtgaatgcagcatcaacatactaaaacaatatccaagAAAGAGAAagtaatgcatttgtatatcaaccgtactttcgtttttcccaacttacgacagaaagtattccatttacgatgtgaatttagttttagtgcagattcgttcaaacgacacaaagacacttttgttttacgaatcatttcggcttagaagaaTGTCCAGTCATAAAAACTATCTAATTTTATAAACAGCCgggagcaagatgagttgcagctaattgtcagtaaccacattttcactaactcttttgacctgtttattcttttcagttcaattcaacagtgaaaaatgcccataatatcacttcaatattaaataataatgaaacggtGCAGTTAATagacgcacacaaagtaactaaAACTACTTAAaccgattctaaaaatgacaaagataaattattattgaaattgaattCATACATGCCCTTGATTATCGTGTTTTGTTTCGATGACtttgatttttgttcaattttcaagATAACAACAAGTTGTTTATAAACGTGAATGCACTCACTAAAAACACAACAGCACGCTTTTTTTATTAACGatgttatcttttttattttgaatccgcgcacattaaatAATAGGATTTGacatatgattataaatgttcttttatttttttttaacgactaatcattttaaaaagattgttttatgatacatgtacgcATCGACTTggcgtcatgtcgcggatcgaggcttgcctcggcggacagatgcgaagcttcgcggcgaaattcgacttgccgccgcatacttacTCGGCTTCAACAGCTGACgtggcatcgactcgtttcgccttgccgccgcatatcgcgaaatatgtttgttccgccttggctgtactgtataaggtataaaatacgtcaagaatgtgtactcggcggaatagctcagtaggctaaagcgtttttacttcaggactctggcaggactccaggggtcactggttcgaaacctgctccgggcaatgttcttttcctgttttaaatttttttcttgattttttactggagcttttatgatttaatgattacatttatcaatataaagcatttaatgaataagttaaaaaaatgccaaaatctgtgaaaaggcccctttaaaacattacgaagtgcccgatgcGCAAACATCCCGAAACGGGATCAacgcatgttcagtttgaataacctcatcttgattgggcgtcaattgcatcattactttaaatagcaacatacccggatgtttacacgacagtttagaaaaatggcggccgcatgcttTTAAACGtataacgtcattttaggcatttaaatagcaaatttaatcgtGCCTCTTAAAAACGTGTATAAATCAGGTCATTGAtatgacgctcaaatatttaatcgaacgatcgggctattttataagcatttaggatcgacggaccggcccaagaatcgactcggacttcgggcttataggctaattcgaagactgagttttaccgtcggattcttctgtattaacttatttgtaggatgaaaatccaatcttgaacaaagccatgctttaaattacattctcttgtctgctacgccaaaatgtttacattgacgataccgattttcaatagaagtcgtaaaaacatgatgtaaagttatacgacactgcagaaaatcaataatattcatgacaacttgaccaatggaaacaagcaatttctgcgggaagctctccttcgcgcctaaaaatagcgatgaatcatgtgaatgctccacgttgatttatatacgctagttttgttctgatgtaaataacggatacgagttattttacacattatgagaaaaaggttttcggttagttgtagttatatgaatcagtatagattttttatgtacgaccagtcggacaagctagtcCCCAGTTTTACTAGCCGGACCActgatcttactagacaatgtctgtcggacgtgccttagtgtcaaCCCtgaatattataacaaaataccGTGTTTACTAGAAaaagtattaacaaaacaaaacaagtaaaaatgaGGCAAATTTTGACCCAGCTGCATGATCTTATCAAACTTAGTATAGTACCAGCATTCAATGTCGCAAACTAAACATTAAACCCCCAACCTTTAgagatttttatttacaatataagcCTATATATATCATTTGACTTCTGGAGCGTGGCAAGTTTTGACACATGTGGTATGATTCAATCTAAGCAGAAGAGCACTTAAAGATGATATATACTAAATGACAAAACACTGAGCACTTAAAGATGATATATGCTGAATGACAAAACTCTGAGCACTTTAAGATGATATATGCTGAAAAAAACACTCTgagccttgcagtttcagagattttcactaaacAAATTGGGTAGAAAACATCAATAAGatgttcatattaatattaaaatcctGACCCTTGTGATTTCAGATAAAAAGATGTTCTAAGTTATTTACTACATAAGTCAATATAAATCTTCTGACCCCAGGGCATTGCCATTTGTGTCCAAATTAGAggcatactttgaacaaacttCTTTTGCATCCGAAAgatttgaaacacattttaagaagGTCAACCAAGGTTTCTTACAATATGTCAACGGTTTAAGAAAGAGATTTCAAAATTTAATGCACACATCTCACGCACTGACGGACAACAGACATCACGGTATTCTTAAACTCCTCCGGGTAAACCCCCCTTAAGCATTATTTGCTCAGGAGAAATAAACTTAACTTCTGAACTAAGGTACATGGTAGTGAATGTCAGAAAATAGTTAAGCAGCAAGTAGCAAGCATCCAACTGATTCTTACATTTTCCAATATAAACTGTATGAAAATGGCGTGAAGAAATATGTTCTTACCATTATATTGTCTGATTTCCTAATAATATGCCCAATGATAATAGACCCTTTTCATAATAAGCCAAAAGcgcgaagtcacgtgactcgcaaaATTCAAGAACGAGTAAAAAGTATTCCATTTCATAAACAGTTATTCTGGTAGTATATGCAAATGTGAAGTCCATGgttcaaatcaaatttaaaatagtataaattactttttaataaacaacttgactttcagacattttaaaattcattttgtacAGCAAGACACAAGTTACCAGTAGAAAACAACTAATATTATGATACATTATGGTCAAGATGTTAACCATCAGTGTTCTAGTTTCTCATGTTAATTTTGTCGCACAATTAGAACTTCAAAGCTTAGTCTTGCACAAACATCCTGACTAGAATTTATAATTCAGTCAAGTTTATACGCTGCCACCAGCCCATAAATTGGACAAATTCTCTTGTAACTCATTTAACTAGCAAAGCTAGTAGAAATTAAATAAAGTCATTTGTTTCTACTACtaaagtttatttacattgcatacacactttatttcagcatttccaacaaaagtcaaacattaaacatttaaaatatatacatcacGTCAGAAATATGTTAAGTTAAGATTCATTCCAAAACACCCCTCTTCAATATAACGTAAGGTTATACTAAACCCCCTACCTGAACCCTCAGGTTAAACTGATGAACAGTTATGTCACGATTCTTAAACTTAAAGAGTACCTAAAAGTCTACTTAATCATGGACCTGATTATTCAATACACCAACATGTCAGATCCCCATTGATAAGCAATTATCCCCCATTGATAAGCAATTATCCAGAACTGACCTGATAATGAGAGTTGTAAAATATGGTGTACCCAAGCGAAAtttacataatacattttaatcTACCTGAAGGAATACATAAGATATTGTAATCTACCTGAAGAACTATCACCTTAGATACCTGCACATGTTTTATGTGGTAAAATATTGATACCAGTATGGCCccaaattaattattaattcCTCAAAAAGTGAAGAtaatcattattgctataaaaaaaTTTAAGATGCAAAATAGTTAAAGAATCACTAATAAAGAAGcaaatgtatgattttaaaaAACTGTAACAATTTTATCCCCCCACccaaggcggagggatatagttttgtcgttgtccgtccatccg containing:
- the LOC127840425 gene encoding uncharacterized protein LOC127840425, coding for MEGHQGIGIQAGVTNHGFAPAGTDVQPAGTNVQPNVQPAIKGVIVPKREKTAGRAHRHDDRRQRLTQQPKTLVYSGKGSWKSFKSKFNRYVVVNDWSEREKKEYLCLCLTDTARDYHTLIIDKTPNITYNAIMEKLERLFGCQELPETAEIKEGDLPLAESTPRTKAVPEDSNKFSSFYSSGYVTANQSLEVSPARVPVKQQIDIPVHSPNNQTRAGNVTSRASGSSTSSICSATNKGSFRTNMSFSHMQDSLSSDLHSEMDEVERDLNVSKRDLMGVYKDVKQERDKLKSTMIQCQDRASRHISELKNQIAMEQQAKRDLVVKVNQEIEDKVGIIELLKESKEQQAAMLTDKARVDQELRELQVQFQKLQSSLEKKLQQQVQQAREMREQLKKDRQIAIAEMKQQVHEEMERKDGEILRSRSKAQSLGHENMQLKKCIERLEKASTNQLAKARAIFKRLKAEKSEAIAKRKSRLTENKMKVEKENLQKQGNDFQNREREKYQLQTRLAKSEENFRKMNEQHNHTILDRSELDMLVHQMQVEADSQKEEYERPVDEAGHMSDASLAQLAAYHEKDEAEMQTQHQTSAQEKAEEHVADHQEVVSGYKAQIKAASGDQARVSESASPATELQKAPVGGQVQLDKLIITLNTPRADLFVKEKKLEQSGMKFRTKMFNHRAGARNGNPDALCRKTIVDDRLEYQLGYELDDVDDVVPLSKSWKERHEKTREVWDPGIVNTKEVINKVLEIKILKTTLCGC